TAGGTttgaatattatttaaataccaattattatgtagtttctaaatttgttattaattagataccaatttatatttaacaataatagaaattaatttagaaaccaaaatttttttagtatctaaaatgatctttaatttagtcattaacaactaattattttttgtcactaaaaattagtttatattttatgattttcttgtagtttattttgttcaataaaaatatgaaatatgtaAATCAATAGACTAGTATGTTCAAACTATTGTTATTAATTCTTATGTATTATTAAGCTTGATTATCTATTTAACTATATTAAGTACGACGATAATTTAGAGGTAAATAATGTGAATGatagtttgtattttttttattgaatatctAAATCAAACTATTACAATTAACTAGTGTAAgatatgtgatttttttatttatcaaagtGGTCAGGAGTAATTTatcatcttttatattttttaaactttagtAGTATAGTTTATTATCAATTATAGATGCAAATTAAgtgaaaaaagattttaaaaaaattcaataaagtAGTAGGAGATAATATATTTAAAGAgctcaataataaaaatttgacatattttgatttttgatgTATATGACAGACATTTTAACTAATTGGGTGTTAtcttttctaataaaaaaaatgttgaagtactaaaaatgtaaaaatatttagttatatcGAAAGTGCTTAGTTGTTATTTTATTATGCTTTCATTATAACTATCAATTTCACGGATATATGAATTTTTTCTACTTATGaatatttacttatttaatTACATGGGTTATAAATGTAAGAAACATTACTTGActtatttcaaataatatttagaTTAGATGAGTGAAACAAGAAACAATAtctaaaaatggaaaaaatggTTTGTATATCTAgagcttcttttttttttttataaaagctttaaTCTTAGGTATCATTATACAATTTGACAGGTTGACACCTCAAGTagcaacaatcatctgccatcacataaaaaatatgtagggactagatcaaaactaatatgttttaaaaaacgATACATCAGTATACTATACTTATTcgtaaagaattttaaaaataaactagataaaaacctattataccaatgaaattattctttatgaataaatcctagATTAGTCAACTTATTCACGAAAAAATaagagtaaccctaaacctgattttttttACAGTAATTAAAACAAGTATTCAATTGATTAGGAAACATCCATGAAATATTAGTTCTatcagtaaacgcaacacaaaccaaagcaTAATCATATTTAAGTCAAACATTAGTAAGCTCCATCTTTTGACCTTCCTCTATAGCATGTATAActtcataaaactcagcaaccacaCCAGTCTGAACTTCCAGAAACGCAGATAAAACACCAATAAATTTTcacatactcccacgaaaaagaCCTCCTAAGTAGCTCAATAGACAAAACTCTTTGTCAAAATAGTTTTAATGatcctttaatttatttttccaaaatgtgtttttgaaaaaaatataaatcaccTATTCAAAGAAAAGTTgatgaaaatttaaatattcgATGAGAAACTTTTGATGTTTATTTCAAAGTTTGGGTTGCAATGTGTCCAAATATTCCAATAGTTATTCTTGGATAcaaacatttttatcaatattagGACTTTCTATTTTAAGAATATAATTTTCTGTAAATCTTCTTAATACTTGTTTGTTAGAGTTTTTTAAGTGCACAAAAACTACTCATTTTATGACCTTTACTTTCAAGTATCAAGCTCAGAGAAATAACAAGCTTTTTTTATTACTCTATCTTGCTTATAAATGGTATCTTGCTTTAAGTGTCTAATCCTAGAGGTTTTAATTACAATGAACCTCAAAATATCTAATGCATAAATCAACAATCTTCCATTTGCACTTGCAAGCATTGCTATTACCCAATATTGAGAATATATTATAATTCAACATAACATTTTGATGATACGTGTCTATGTGTAACTTAATCCCTTTGCCCAAATGCCATAATTGAGCAAAAAGCATATATCATGTCATCCTTGTATAGCCCAatcatttgttttttaatattaggaaaaaattaaaacaaatgaaGTAAATATCTTATATTGATTCATTTAGCAAAGTCATGCATAATTGTCTCATTCTATCAAGAGGACCCACACTCATCTTATGAAGGAGGGACAAATATTATTTAGATCACTCACATCCCTTTCAACAATTTGTTTTTATGTCCAATTACCAACTTTATAATCACCTTATTTCATACAATGTTTAATggtattaaaaaacaaatttcttATATAAGAATCATATTTCTTTTGTAAGAATCAGTCTTCATCTGCCCACTCGCATTTTAATCTTAatgcattattattattagtgtaTTATTGTCGTTACTAATAAGAACAATACATAAaggatagttaaaaaaaaacattaaataaactattttatgagctttatcaacacataataaataaaacacttcattgatagaataaataaaaacaagataTAAAGGCAAATTATAAAGTGTTGCATTATTAGGGATTACACTCACTTTTTTTAGTATTGAAGTCAATCAAGGATATATCTAATCCTATACACTAGTATAACCATCATGTTTAAGTTGTAAAAGATGTTTATATCTCATACATTGTGAACTCAATCATAAGAACTTAATTCGTTTTTTGTCCTTTCAAACTAAGTTTTTATCTTTGTTCTAAGCTCTTATCATCTATCTTTTCATAAATGTAACAACGTGATCATCACATAGACCTTCTACAAAAATTATTAGATACTTACAAAAGTGTGAAATATTTTATTCgatactcaattaaaaaaacTCATATTTATTAAACACTTGAAACTTATTTAAGccttatcattattttatttttaaattattaaaatatatccCTGAATATCTTTATCATAAAATTATTCATGTTAATGCGGGTAATAAAATTATTCAACACTGATACATGGGATAACTTAACAAAGACGTGGAGAGTAGAAATGACTCGAGCAAATGTAtgaaacttaaacaaaaatattaatttattaagtgCCCAATTTGAAGTAAACTTAATTGaatattcaaaacaaaaatccaAAATGACCTAGAACTTATTTAAGCCTTAAATATACAATGTAAAGTAATACCTCAAACAAAAATTACTCCTATTCCCAACTTATAAAAGACGAAAGAGAGAGATCATCCTACCATTCTTTGACAATGTAACAAAAGTCTTACAATCCACACCAAGAGAAATCATATTGGTCGTTGTTTTCGGATGTAATATCCAGATATCACTTTGAAACATCCTAATTGATAAAACTATAAAAGAGAGAATATTTCCTTTAATTTCCTGTGTGCTGCAACGCAGGGGACAGTGAGTAAAAAATGGAATAAGCCCAGAAAACAAAGAAAACGAAACAATCCAAATACAGCCACCATAAACTCGGGTTGCTACCATATTTAAGTCATGACTTTGTAATCTCGCTCCTCAAACACTACACACTATATTTGAACTCCTAAGTTGACATGTATTATTCAATGGGAGGGTTGAAAACCAAATCCTGCATTAGAAAAATACGGAATTGTTCAAAAAGAtcaaaaaatattcataagGGCATATTCAAAAAGATCAAAAGATAGATGAGAAGTTGGGAATTATTGGGAGAAACCTGATCGCACACAGGGCATGTTTCACTTCTTTCCATCCATTCCAGAATACATGCAAGGTGAAAATGATGGTCACACTGTGTTGCAAGTTTTGGATTCTCTGCATCATATTCTGCGAGGATAAAAGAATATACATCCATCATCAGTATTCAATTTTAACCCAAAACAGAATAACTGTCACATAATAAATGGCctaattataattaatagtatcagctagaattttttttaaaaaggagCTAAGAAAACATCACCTTCTAAACAAATTGGGCATGTATCCTCCTCTTCTACTAAAACTACAGGTTTTCCTGACTTAGCAAGTTCAATTTCAGAATCCTTAGCAGAATCTAGCTCTAGATCAGTCTGAACTTTGCATTCTGATTCCTTCAGCTCTTCCATCTTAACTGGGGTCCCATGATTGTCTCCAGATACTTGTTCTTGAATTGTACTAGAATTTGTGGAATGAAACGATGCATTATTCTTGTCACTACGAATTTCTTGAGTTACAGGTGGAGTTTGAGTGGTACCAAAAGTAACATTGAAAGGGATAGGAGCAGGAGGAGGTCTATAAGTATCAGGAGATGAAGTATCTAGATTAGTATCAACCAAGAGTCGCCCAGAGAAAGCAGAAGCGGCACCCTGGTGAGATGATAGAGGAACATGCTCCTCTGAGGCTCTTGGATACTGCTGAGAAGAGAATGCAGAAAATGAAGCAATGTTATAACATTTTGGTATCACAGCCATAGACAATAAACAACGGAAAACAATCATAAACTCAGTTACTTGAAACAGACTTCAAAATCTCATTGAACAAAACATTAAAAAGCTCCACCTTATACGATCTGATTTATTTATCAAGAGAAGAATTTTCATTGTTGTCCTCTAAGAGTGAGGCGTTGCATTAATAGGTCGAATGGTTCATCCTTCCTTTATGATCACAACATACTAGTCTATCAATGTTATTAGGACACTAAATTAGTCCTCAAAGTGACATCATATTAGTTAGTTCCTCAAAAGACGAAACTGATGACATTCAGCTATCACTGGAGGATCAATTATATGTTTCTTTCTAATAAATGGAAGACTGTATGTTAATCAACTTCACTTATTATCAGTTTCCTTTCTCACACGAACAGACTTCATTGAGAACACTCTTACACCTTCCCTCAGTAGGTGGCAAACCAACTTACAAGCATCTTCCGTGCCAAATCTGTCTATCACACAATCTATGTTTCCCTCCTTTTCGGTTTTGTTGAAGAGAAAGAAAGCACTGAATATTAATTATTGGAAACTTTTCTAACCGCAAAACAGTGAAATCGATGCATGTCCGGCAACAATAAATCAAACCCTTCTCAGAAAAGCAAAGTTAGGCaaaagctaaaaataaaataaagtaaaagcaCAGAACTCAATCATGAAAAGTATACTGACATAATAGTAGGCAGGTGGAGCGCTCAACACAGTCTCCTTAGAAGAACAACAGCAACAGCAACCGCCCATAACGCCTTATCTCCAGCATCCAAAAGTAATTATAGCTACTGAGTGCATCATTTCACCTTCATCAGCATATACATGCAAACCCCTTTcagataattaattaattaatataaagacCATGATTGTAAATTTAACCCCCCCAAACACACACGCACACCGGGTGGATAATTCACCTTCATCACCATATGCATGCACAATCCCTTCACAAAGTTAATTATCATGAGAACGCGATTTCACTCTAACCACGCACGGACGCACGCAATCACGAGAGTCGGTAACCCATTCAGTTATCGCAAATTCACGATCGTGCGTGGAAATCACTCTACCTCACCGAAAAGAGTAATAATACCTAACTCTCCGAAACGCAATCCAATTCATCAAAACCTATTactaaattttaaatagaaAGTAAACACTAGGCAAAACGATCAGAGCAGGCCGCGATTAATTTGAAAGTTGAAAACAGAGATTGATAGAAACCGTTACAGATAAATAGATAAATCTCAGGCGAAAGTTCAACGAATTCATTTTGAAGCAGTCATCAAGCATGAACAGGACACAAACGAAGGGGAAAACATGATAAATTAGGTAcagcaaataaaaaacaaaaacgaCACAGTATCTAACAGCTGAGCTGAAAAGCAAGGAAGAGGAGGGGACATGAGCAAGTAATGAGTCCGAAATCAGCAGAAAGATAGGAGTGGCGGTGGAGAATGGAACCTTGAGATTGAGAATTAAGAAATCGAAATTCAGCAACAGAAgacgagaaggaagaagaagaagaagaaactgcGCGAGTGATTGCTTTCGTTGGTATTTGACACGATGATGTGTTGGTGTGTGTGCGCGAGTGCAGAGCAGGTTTACGTGTACGAGAAAAGAATTGCACGGAAAAATTGAAAATTCCCCCCACTTACCCCTTCGTTAGCTTTCGTCATTCTCCCTCGCATCTCAACCGTTCACTTCCTCTTCTTTCAATTAATCAAACGCCTAAACTTcgttttctttcattttatgACCCTTGCTTCTTTATCGATAAagatgaaataaataaagaatatgTGGCTCCATCATGGAAAATGAGGATCATTCACCCGATATTCTATGTTTCTATTCCTGATAATGCAAACTTAATAAATACCATTAATTTAATCTTCACACGGATTATGAATTAATCCATCAAACGTGATGCTACGTATTGTGATTGAATATGTTTAgagattattaaaaaaaattagtagttaattatattttggaaataactaatattaaatccctcttaaacaaataatatttacaaactTAGCTAACTGAATATCTAAATCAACGCGTATAATTATTGGATACACTATAGCCAGATAAAGGATAACTATTCTTCAATGATTAATTTGCATTTTTTAAGGATAATATTATTCAAGAAGATATGCGTTGATATAATTAGTTTACATTTTATTTGTAtgctttaaatttaatttataattaataatagtaCAAAAAGTTGTCCAATCATTTTAATTTCCGTGTTGGCATGAGATCTGTCTGAGCTCTAATTATACACAAAACTAACGTTTTATGTTAattaatatcatttaattttaccaattacatttaaaacaaactgcatttaaaaataataatcctCTTAACTTAAAGGAACCTTTTATTAGACCttaataatataacaataaaataaaataattaaaaatacttttaaattaatatcattaaagaaaatgaaataatttatatttgtgtctttcagttttttttcatatatatcaACTTCTTTCatcctaacttttttttttatctcccaTATTCAACATTTTATTTGAGTTTAATGATTTGGTACTGTTAGCACAAAATATTTGTATACTTTGAGCAAAATTAATGAGTTAGTGGTAGTCCTGTTATGACAATATACTTTATTTTGTATCCAGCGGATTAGACTAAACctgcaataaaaaattatatttaaaaacttTTACACTGTTAATggattctttaaaaaaaattagcaatAATTCTTATCAAATGTTAATACAGATTTATCACacacacaatatatatatatatatatatatatattaaaaattaattgtcAAGATAAATTATCATACGTCAAAATGTAATTTAACCCATTTTGcagaattttataattttaataattgattAATATGTAATTTAACCCATTTTGACCTAGGGTTGAGGATTGTAATAATTGATTAATGCGAAATGTATAGTATATTGGTGTTTATATTAATTAGTTACATTTAAATGAGAATAATATATGCAATATAGTGActgaatttaaaaaagaaaaaaaaagatgtgGAAACAAATTTGCAAAACTGTCAAAACAAATATCAACCTAAGTAGAAATCAATTTGATCTATAAAGGTATCATGTTAAACTATGAGGTACAACACAAAATCAtaaccaaattatttttttctttttccgtctaaaatgaaaaagaaggttccataataaataatattatttaattaagaaaagtcatcaaattaatttttcgTATTTATCTATAAATACTTTGATGCACTTATATAAttctgcatttttttttcattttgtacTAATTCACGTAGTTTTCTTCTttgatataatatattttaatgcccatttagttaaattaaaaaaaaataaacgcTCAAAAAATTCAAGGACTAAAAAGCACATTAAATCACTACCCAAACAATTGATGAACTAGATAAAATATCTATAAGACATTTAGACtaaggaataaaaaaatatcattcatGATTTTGATATGGGAACATCACATTCTAAGGTGTGATACAAGTTATGTAAGAATACTGTACGAATTACTGTTTTTCAATAATATAGAATACTCACAAAAATACAGTTATAAATGTTGATGGGTGGGCATCTTGCTTAGTGATCACTTGACGTTATTTTTACTGAATCAGAGGTGAGTGAACATGGATGGGAATTCATATGCATTcaattcatatataataaaatacattaaatttaaaattcaaatccactttaaattgatgaaattaaattaaaaatttccaatttaatttgaattatattaaaTTGAGTTCGTAtagttttttcaaattatatttgaattcacctaatttaatttcattccaGATCCAGTATAACATGTGTCTAGTCTTATTACATTTTGTTTCTGTTTAGTTCCAATCCATCTCAAATTAGTCTAACAAAGTATTATCTAAGTTGGATACATGATTCATCCTAACATAGGGTAGGTCTGGTTAAGCTTAACATGAATCTAGTTTGACACAACTCGAATTGACTTAGGTTTGACTTGACTCAGTCATAGATTGACCTGGATTCGACTCAATGGAGTTTAAGTTACACCT
The sequence above is a segment of the Phaseolus vulgaris cultivar G19833 chromosome 2, P. vulgaris v2.0, whole genome shotgun sequence genome. Coding sequences within it:
- the LOC137812658 gene encoding probable E3 ubiquitin-protein ligase RHB1A isoform X1, with translation MGGCCCCCSSKETVLSAPPAYYYQYPRASEEHVPLSSHQGAASAFSGRLLVDTNLDTSSPDTYRPPPAPIPFNVTFGTTQTPPVTQEIRSDKNNASFHSTNSSTIQEQVSGDNHGTPVKMEELKESECKVQTDLELDSAKDSEIELAKSGKPVVLVEEEDTCPICLEEYDAENPKLATQCDHHFHLACILEWMERSETCPVCDQDLVFNPPIE
- the LOC137812658 gene encoding probable E3 ubiquitin-protein ligase RHB1A isoform X2; this translates as MGGCCCCCSSKETVLSAPPAYYYYPRASEEHVPLSSHQGAASAFSGRLLVDTNLDTSSPDTYRPPPAPIPFNVTFGTTQTPPVTQEIRSDKNNASFHSTNSSTIQEQVSGDNHGTPVKMEELKESECKVQTDLELDSAKDSEIELAKSGKPVVLVEEEDTCPICLEEYDAENPKLATQCDHHFHLACILEWMERSETCPVCDQDLVFNPPIE